A window of Polaribacter litorisediminis contains these coding sequences:
- a CDS encoding 4'-phosphopantetheinyl transferase family protein — MALYKTLTISLSTKVFIWKIEESLNELRQGIILTTNNSKRLNSMKSELHQKGFLSIRHLLKETGYADADVVYDEFGKPHLKDGKFISITHSFNFTAIIISDDLPVGIDIEKQREKILKIAHKFTPFEEYKTIANVDALISKLTIVWGAKESLYKIYGKKKLRFLHHIYIEDFKFLDKKTTGAIRFNGEEAMYNIEFLEFENFTCVYAY, encoded by the coding sequence ATGGCTCTTTACAAAACATTAACTATCAGTTTATCTACCAAAGTTTTCATCTGGAAAATCGAAGAATCTTTAAACGAATTGCGTCAAGGAATCATTTTGACCACAAACAATTCAAAACGTTTAAACTCCATGAAATCTGAATTGCATCAAAAAGGATTTTTAAGTATTAGACATTTATTAAAAGAAACCGGCTATGCAGATGCCGATGTAGTCTACGATGAATTTGGTAAACCACATTTAAAAGACGGTAAATTTATTTCTATTACACATTCTTTTAACTTTACAGCTATTATTATTTCTGATGATTTACCTGTTGGTATTGACATTGAAAAACAACGTGAAAAAATTTTAAAAATTGCCCATAAATTTACGCCTTTTGAAGAGTATAAAACAATTGCAAATGTTGATGCTTTAATTAGCAAACTAACCATTGTTTGGGGAGCGAAAGAGAGTTTGTATAAAATTTATGGAAAGAAAAAACTGCGCTTCTTGCATCATATTTATATTGAAGATTTCAAGTTCTTGGATAAAAAAACCACTGGAGCTATTCGTTTTAACGGAGAGGAAGCTATGTACAATATTGAGTTTTTAGAGTTTGAAAACTTTACTTGCGTGTATGCTTATTAA
- the pnuC gene encoding nicotinamide riboside transporter PnuC: protein MSETFDFFFGQYKEYSTLDTALEIIAVIFGFLSVWFSKQNKIWVFPTGMMSTIIFVYLLLKWQLLGDMMINGYYFIMSVYGWYIWTRKVDETQVTPISTITKKEKYMASYIFLATLIFVYLVYTYFEKWTSWVAYVDTFTTAIFFVGMWLMAKRKVENWIFWIVGDLISIPLYFYKGFTFTSFQYLGFTFIAIFGYLTWKKSLHKTPLTS from the coding sequence ATGTCAGAAACTTTTGATTTCTTTTTTGGTCAATATAAAGAATACTCAACCCTAGACACAGCACTTGAGATTATTGCCGTAATTTTTGGTTTTTTATCCGTTTGGTTTTCCAAACAAAATAAAATTTGGGTATTTCCAACAGGGATGATGAGCACCATCATCTTTGTGTATTTACTTTTAAAATGGCAGCTTTTAGGTGATATGATGATTAATGGTTACTATTTTATAATGAGTGTTTATGGCTGGTATATTTGGACGCGTAAGGTAGATGAAACACAGGTAACACCCATTTCTACGATCACAAAAAAAGAAAAATATATGGCTAGTTATATCTTTTTAGCAACCTTAATTTTTGTGTATTTAGTATATACCTATTTTGAAAAATGGACTTCTTGGGTTGCTTATGTAGATACTTTTACTACGGCTATTTTCTTTGTGGGGATGTGGCTTATGGCAAAACGAAAAGTAGAAAACTGGATCTTTTGGATTGTTGGAGACCTCATTTCTATACCTTTATATTTTTATAAAGGATTTACATTTACAAGTTTTCAATATTTAGGATTTACCTTTATCGCAATATTTGGCTATTTAACATGGAAAAAAAGCTTACACAAGACCCCATTAACCTCGTAA
- a CDS encoding AAA family ATPase produces MEKKLTQDPINLVKVVLFGPESTGKTTLSRHLARHYNTVWAPEFARDYLQKKWNNERKTCEAADLIPIAIGQMKLENKLAKKADKILICDTDLLETKVYSEEYYGGFVDKKLDKAAQENTYDLYLLTYIDTPWEEDDLRDRPGQRLEMFHAFENALKKHNRPYLLLKDDKKVRLKTAIKAIDKIMSEKKNLYFFSNNSDD; encoded by the coding sequence ATGGAAAAAAAGCTTACACAAGACCCCATTAACCTCGTAAAAGTTGTTTTATTTGGACCAGAATCTACAGGGAAAACGACACTTTCTCGTCATTTAGCACGTCATTACAATACTGTTTGGGCGCCAGAATTTGCTCGAGACTATTTGCAAAAAAAATGGAATAATGAACGTAAAACTTGTGAAGCCGCAGATTTAATTCCGATTGCCATTGGGCAAATGAAATTAGAAAATAAATTAGCAAAAAAAGCTGATAAAATTCTAATTTGCGATACAGATTTACTAGAAACTAAAGTCTATTCAGAAGAATATTACGGAGGTTTTGTAGATAAAAAACTAGACAAAGCTGCCCAAGAAAACACCTACGATCTCTATCTTTTAACCTACATAGATACCCCTTGGGAAGAAGACGACTTGCGAGATAGACCTGGACAACGATTAGAAATGTTTCATGCTTTTGAGAACGCTTTAAAAAAACATAATAGACCGTATTTGCTCTTAAAAGATGATAAAAAAGTACGCCTAAAAACAGCAATCAAAGCAATTGATAAAATAATGTCTGAGAAGAAAAACCTTTATTTTTTCTCAAATAATTCTGATGATTAA
- a CDS encoding phosphatase PAP2 family protein, with translation MRFFINCFLLFFSLTVLSQNNLQKKNHFQTIGYVFKTSFNTVPSDFVFLGKEVSDDWKKTGFYAAGILGLIATDKITTKAWQNYVEPNIDYRLPNITPDFLKGTRENWTQGSNAYLTYPIIGLYVGSLLGNNEKGQFAGLNSLKALAYSTLVTQIALKTIFGRNRPFRPLNSQTVDGRNNINPNEWTNNNWDFFNGRRNTILFSDPTGTALPSMHVTAYFALAKVIQMEYDNYWVPYSIMTAVFFHNVKSHNHWISDMVVGGLVGTLIGRSVVRSSWKARGILDRKKQKKISLNYTPSFSPEFTGLRIVGTF, from the coding sequence ATGAGATTTTTTATAAACTGCTTCCTACTTTTCTTTTCTTTAACGGTTTTGTCTCAAAATAACCTTCAAAAGAAAAATCATTTTCAAACTATTGGGTATGTTTTTAAAACTAGTTTTAACACTGTACCAAGCGATTTCGTTTTTTTAGGAAAAGAGGTTTCAGATGATTGGAAAAAGACAGGATTTTATGCTGCCGGTATTTTAGGATTGATAGCAACCGATAAAATCACAACAAAAGCTTGGCAAAATTATGTTGAACCCAATATAGATTATAGATTACCAAATATCACACCTGATTTTTTAAAAGGAACTAGAGAAAATTGGACTCAAGGTAGCAATGCTTATCTTACCTATCCTATTATCGGTTTGTATGTTGGTTCTCTACTTGGTAACAATGAAAAAGGTCAATTTGCCGGTTTAAATTCTCTTAAGGCCTTAGCATATTCTACGCTGGTAACACAGATTGCTTTAAAAACTATTTTTGGTAGAAACAGACCTTTCCGACCTTTAAATTCACAAACCGTAGATGGACGAAATAACATAAATCCGAATGAGTGGACAAATAATAATTGGGATTTTTTTAACGGAAGGAGAAATACAATTTTGTTTTCAGACCCAACAGGAACAGCATTGCCATCTATGCATGTAACTGCCTATTTTGCTTTGGCAAAAGTAATTCAGATGGAGTACGATAATTATTGGGTGCCGTATAGCATAATGACTGCTGTTTTTTTCCATAATGTAAAATCTCATAACCATTGGATTAGTGATATGGTTGTTGGCGGACTTGTTGGTACCTTAATAGGCCGATCTGTTGTAAGAAGCAGCTGGAAAGCAAGAGGTATTCTAGATAGAAAAAAGCAAAAAAAGATTTCCTTGAATTATACTCCGAGTTTCTCACCAGAATTTACGGGACTTAGAATTGTTGGTACTTTTTAA
- a CDS encoding beta-lactamase family protein translates to MKYALFFTFLFSIVFFENTFSQENNFNDIILKVIQKNGLRFLKNKNINSVSVGVYKDNQFYTEHFGEIVKGKGNSPNNETIYEIGSVSKTITGYLVANAILEGKN, encoded by the coding sequence ATGAAATACGCCTTATTCTTCACATTCCTTTTTTCTATTGTTTTTTTTGAAAATACATTTTCTCAAGAAAATAATTTTAATGACATTATTCTCAAAGTTATTCAAAAAAACGGTCTTAGATTTTTAAAAAACAAGAATATCAATTCTGTTTCTGTTGGCGTCTATAAAGACAATCAATTTTACACAGAGCATTTTGGAGAAATCGTAAAGGGTAAAGGTAATTCACCAAACAACGAAACTATTTATGAAATAGGTTCTGTATCTAAAACCATTACAGGTTACCTTGTAGCAAATGCTATCTTGGAGGGGAAAAATTAA
- a CDS encoding type II toxin-antitoxin system RelE/ParE family toxin codes for MSKNKYQISKQAIDDLNDIWVYTFHKWSKEQADRYYDLIIGEIEFIAENYLFGKSAEQTRKNYRVTKIKSHLIFYRKVENEIVEIVRILHQRMDIKKRLK; via the coding sequence ATGAGTAAAAACAAATATCAAATAAGTAAACAAGCTATTGATGATTTAAATGATATTTGGGTTTATACTTTTCACAAATGGTCTAAAGAACAAGCTGATAGATATTATGACTTAATAATCGGAGAGATTGAATTTATTGCGGAAAACTATCTATTTGGAAAATCCGCAGAACAAACTCGAAAAAACTATCGAGTAACGAAAATCAAATCGCATCTGATTTTTTACAGAAAAGTGGAAAATGAGATTGTAGAAATCGTTAGAATTTTGCATCAGAGAATGGATATTAAAAAACGACTGAAATAA
- a CDS encoding type II toxin-antitoxin system ParD family antitoxin: MGKNTSISLGNHFEDFIREEVNSGRYGSVSEVIRSALRLLEREEKKERELIKALEVGENSGFVENFDPKQNLSELHRQHL; encoded by the coding sequence ATGGGAAAAAATACATCAATATCACTTGGAAATCATTTTGAAGACTTTATCAGAGAAGAAGTAAATTCTGGTAGATATGGTTCGGTTAGCGAAGTAATTCGTTCAGCATTACGTTTGTTAGAACGGGAAGAAAAAAAGGAAAGAGAATTGATTAAAGCTCTCGAAGTTGGAGAAAATAGCGGATTTGTTGAAAATTTTGACCCGAAACAAAACCTGTCTGAGTTACATCGCCAACACTTATGA